A stretch of the Desulfobacterales bacterium genome encodes the following:
- a CDS encoding AMP-binding protein, which yields MNQYPETLIQAFSRADSRETGKRPFASGDRTITYDQLCGQVRLLAGLFQDLGLTPGDRLVFSTQDDLLAAILFIALLRTGITAVFLDAETKPRRARRLIELTGPGAMVLDQELIDSWQPTTACPVVPVRNQPAASLVSRLLGRPAVDDSLAGRLAAVKPVSLPERLDPQDDAYVLFTSGTTADPKGVCITHHALDAHLRTLSSVYRMDSTTRILNTLILSHADGMIQGPVLAFFNTARWYRPFRFSVQHIEETLDLIFRERITHYVAVPTILALLCRLGGDQRDSFQNGAFQFLISCGAHLETNLWQRFEEMFAMSIINVYGLTETVAGGLFAGHEPDRRPIGTIGRTVDCAARLVDENGQDVPAGGRGELLISGDLLMRGYFNAPEATDRVLSQGWLYTGDIAEMDDMGCYRILGRKKAVIISGGFNVHPEEVTEVLNTHPAVVEAATLGIPDPVWGEKVISVVALKAGAAINEKALTLFSRQHLEGKKVPAAIHIVESLPRGRSGKVRLEELRGVINGRRIIPAAPLDPQSETRLLRLAAACFKTEVELLSLDTAEEQTAEWDSLVHLQLIAEVEKNFEIRFSAAEIIGIRTLGDIHALCEGKTGAPGDGC from the coding sequence ATGAACCAGTACCCTGAAACACTTATCCAGGCGTTCTCGCGGGCCGACAGTCGCGAAACCGGGAAAAGACCCTTTGCCAGCGGTGATCGCACCATCACCTACGACCAGCTTTGCGGCCAGGTTCGACTTCTGGCCGGCCTGTTCCAGGACCTCGGCCTGACCCCGGGCGACCGCCTGGTTTTTTCCACCCAGGATGATCTCCTGGCCGCCATCCTGTTTATTGCCCTGTTGCGCACCGGCATCACGGCGGTATTTCTGGATGCCGAAACAAAACCGCGCCGGGCTCGACGGCTGATCGAACTTACCGGCCCCGGGGCAATGGTTCTTGACCAGGAACTGATCGACTCCTGGCAGCCAACAACAGCCTGCCCGGTCGTCCCGGTTCGAAATCAACCGGCGGCCTCACTGGTCAGTCGCCTTCTCGGCCGTCCGGCTGTTGATGACTCCCTTGCGGGCCGACTGGCGGCAGTGAAGCCGGTATCGCTTCCGGAAAGGCTTGACCCGCAAGATGACGCCTATGTTCTTTTCACCTCCGGCACCACCGCCGATCCAAAAGGGGTCTGCATCACCCATCATGCCCTGGATGCCCATCTCAGGACACTCAGTTCCGTTTACCGGATGGACTCGACGACCAGGATCCTCAACACCCTGATTCTGTCCCATGCCGACGGCATGATTCAAGGCCCTGTTCTGGCCTTCTTCAATACGGCCCGCTGGTATCGACCATTTCGATTCAGCGTTCAGCACATTGAAGAGACCCTTGACCTGATCTTTCGGGAACGGATCACCCATTATGTCGCAGTCCCGACCATTCTCGCCCTGCTCTGCCGGTTGGGTGGGGATCAGCGGGACAGTTTCCAAAACGGCGCCTTCCAGTTCCTGATCTCATGCGGAGCCCATCTGGAGACCAACTTATGGCAACGGTTCGAAGAGATGTTCGCGATGTCGATCATCAATGTCTACGGGCTGACAGAGACCGTGGCCGGCGGCCTCTTTGCCGGTCACGAACCTGACCGGAGACCCATCGGTACGATCGGCAGGACTGTGGACTGCGCGGCGCGGCTGGTTGATGAAAACGGTCAGGACGTCCCAGCCGGTGGCAGGGGTGAACTGTTGATCAGTGGCGATCTGCTCATGCGCGGCTACTTCAACGCTCCGGAGGCCACTGACAGGGTTCTCAGCCAGGGCTGGTTATACACCGGCGATATCGCTGAAATGGATGACATGGGGTGTTACCGGATACTGGGCCGGAAAAAAGCGGTCATCATCTCCGGTGGCTTCAATGTCCACCCCGAGGAAGTCACCGAGGTGCTCAACACCCACCCAGCGGTTGTCGAGGCGGCGACCCTTGGAATTCCTGATCCGGTCTGGGGCGAGAAGGTCATCAGCGTTGTCGCCCTCAAGGCCGGGGCGGCCATCAATGAGAAGGCCCTGACCCTCTTCAGCCGTCAGCATCTTGAGGGGAAAAAAGTGCCGGCCGCAATCCATATTGTCGAGAGCCTGCCGCGGGGCCGATCCGGAAAGGTCCGCCTTGAGGAGTTGCGCGGCGTAATCAACGGCCGTCGCATCATCCCGGCCGCGCCCTTAGATCCTCAATCAGAAACCAGACTCCTGCGCCTGGCCGCCGCCTGCTTCAAAACAGAGGTTGAGCTTCTCTCCCTGGATACGGCCGAGGAGCAGACAGCGGAATGGGACTCGCTGGTCCACCTGCAACTAATCGCTGAGGTGGAAAAAAACTTTGAGATCCGATTCTCCGCCGCCGAGATCATCGGCATCAGAACCCTGGGCGATATCCATGCCCTGTGCGAGGGAAAAACAGGAGCGCCAGGGGATGGCTGCTAA